A window of Panicum virgatum strain AP13 chromosome 8K, P.virgatum_v5, whole genome shotgun sequence contains these coding sequences:
- the LOC120644846 gene encoding uncharacterized protein LOC120644846 codes for MADQDHVVVDVDGLAKSKADGVAEKTVEGVTASAAAVSPSAVIDVVDEEEVGGGEEEPLIQAAECRICQEEDSVKNLEKPCACCGSLKYAHRACVQRWCNEKGDTTCEICHQEYKSGYTAPPRVEPDETTIDIDGDLIMDLRDPRILAVAAAQRRLLEAEYDGYGTTDASGAAFCRSAALILMALLLLRHALSISDNEGSDDDASTMFSLFLLRAAGFLLPCYIMAWIFSILHRRRQRQEEAALAAAEVAFILQSARGRALQFAIAPDSPATPQQEQEPSPQQQQ; via the exons ATGGCCGACCAGGATCATGTGGTGGTTGATGTGGACGGCTTGGCGAAATCCAAGGCTGATGGGGTCGCCGAGAAGACAGTTGAGGGTGTGACCGCCTCGGCGGCTGCTGTGTCTCCGTCCGCGGTCATTGACGTGGTcgatgaggaggaggtgggcggtGGGGAGGAGGAGCCGCTCATCCAGGCAGCCGAGTGCCGCATATGCCAGGAGGAGGACAGCGTCAAGAACCTCGAGAAGCCGTGCGCTTGCTGCGGCAGCCTCAAG TATGCTCATAGAGCTTGTGTTCAACGCTGGTGCAATGAGAAAGGAGACACTACATGTGAAATTTGCCATCAG GAATACAAGTCTGGTTACACCGCACCACCTCGTGTTGAACCAGATGAGACAACCATAGACATTGA TGGAGATTTGATTATGGATTTGCGTGACCCAAGAATTCTCGCTGTAGCAGCTGCCCAGCGTCGTCTTCTTGAGGCAGAGTATGATGGTTATGGTACTACAGATGCAAGTGGTGCTGCATTCTGCCGTTCTGCTGCACTTATT TTAATGGCACTGTTGCTGCTCAGGCATGCATTATCCATCTCAGACAATGAAGGAAGCGATGATGATGCTTCTACCATGTTCTCA CTTTTCTTGCTGCGAGCTGCTGGGTTTCTGCTGCCGTGCTATATCATGGCGTGGATCTTCAGTATTTTGCATCGCCGGCGTCAAAGACAG GAAGAGGCTGCACTGGCGGCAGCAGAGGTGGCCTTCATCCTACAGTCAGCCCGGGGACGTGCCCTCCAGTTTGCCATTGCTCCAGATTCCCCTGCCACTccgcagcaggagcaggagccatCACCGCAGCAACAGCAATAA
- the LOC120644847 gene encoding mannose-6-phosphate isomerase 1-like: protein MASPAASSAPAASLERRLGLGGLGLGLLVPAADGDNGPPAPPMPGLMRLRCAVQHYEWGRRGAVSLVARLAAAAAADDDRPCAELWMGTHPSAPSSLAPDVSLRDWIARNPAALGRTVAARWGGDLPFLFKVLSVAKALSIQAHPDRGLASALHALRPATYRDANHKPEMAVAVTEFHALCGFAATQELKEVLRTVPEVQELVGKEESRKLLSVKEQDGGIGVRSYLKSAFTKLMVASEEAVSEAIAKLKSRLNAESKVRTLTKKEQLVLSLEKQYPGDVGVLAAYFMNYVKLSPGEALYVGANEPHAYLSGECIECMATSDNVVRAGLTPKYRDVQTLCSMLTYDQTFPEVLRGVPVQPYVTRYTPSTDEFEVDRYLLPSGRSVTMSPVPGPSIFLVMEGEGEIQAGTMPDNTKAKEGDIFFVPAHTEVKLYTSGFRSMQLYRAGVNSRFLS from the exons ATGGCGTCCCCGGCGGCAtcctccgcgccggcggcgtcgctggAGCGGCGGCTGGGCCTCGGCGGGCTgggcctcggcctcctcgtccccgccgccgacggcgacaacggcccgcccgcgccgccgatgCCGGGGCTCATGCGCCTGCGCTGCGCCGTGCAGCACTACGAGtggggccgccgcggcgcagtCTCCCTCGtcgcgcgcctcgccgccgccgccgccgccgacgacgaccGCCCGTGCGCCGAGCTCTGGATGGGCACGCACCCGTCCGCGCCGTCGTCGCTCGCGCCCGACGTCTCGCTGCGGGACTGGATCGCGCGCAACCCCGCCGCGCTCGGCCGCACCGTCGCCGCGCGCTGGGGCGGCGACCTCCCGTTCCTCTTCAAG GTGCTGTCGGTGGCCAAGGCGCTGTCGATCCAGGCGCACCCGGACCGCGGGCTCGCCTCGGCGCTGCACGCGCTTCGCCCGGCCACGTACCGCGACGCCAACCACAAGCCCGAGATGGCCGTCGCCGTCACCGAGTTCCACGCGCTCTGCGGCTTCGCCGCCACCCAG GAGCTCAAGGAAGTTTTGAGGACTGTACCCGAGGTTCAAGAGTTAGTTGGCAAAGAAGAATCCAGGAAGCTTTTGAGTGTCAAAGAGCAAGATGGGGGGATTGGAGTGAGGTCATATCTGAAATCTGCATTCACCAAATTAATGGTAGCAAGTGAAGAAGCGGTTTCTGAAGCAATTGCAAAACTTAAGAGCCGCTTGAATGCTGAGAGTAAG GTTCGAACCTTAACAAAGAAGGAGCAATTGGTTTTATCATTGGAGAAGCAGTACCCAGGAGATGTTGGCGTTCTGGCAGCGTATTTCATGAACTACGTTAAACTCAGTCCTGGTGAAGCACTTTATGTTGGTGCCAATGAACCTCATGCATATCTCTCAGGCGAGTGCATTGAGTGTATGGCCACTTCAGACAATGTTGTTCGTGCCGGCCTGACCCCTAAGTACAGAGATGTACAAACTCTTTGTTCGATGCTAACTTATGATCAG ACCTTCCCTGAAGTTCTGCGAGGAGTACCTGTACAGCCATACGTGACACGTTACACCCCTTCAACTGACGAATTCGAAGTCGACCGCTACTTGCTACCCTCAGGCAGATCAGTCACCATGTCTCCGGTGCCTGGCCCATCCATCTTCCTCGTCATGGAAGGTGAAGGAGAAATCCAGGCAGGCACCATGCCTGACAACACAAAGGCAAAGGAAGGCGACATTTTCTTTGTGCCTGCTCACACCGAGGTCAAGCTCTATACTTCTGGCTTTAGGTCCATGCAGCTGTACAGGGCTGGGGTTAACAGCAGATTCCTGAGTTGA